A window of Rhododendron vialii isolate Sample 1 chromosome 13a, ASM3025357v1 contains these coding sequences:
- the LOC131314575 gene encoding NAC domain-containing protein 2-like isoform X2, with the protein MSFPPPPKRRLTTASKANTENSDHKAIPTKEHQQETLEQAFAAKVQIDSNFSHPEWKNSTEEFPPGYRFCPFDGELIVHYLQKKVNNESMPYNRIQNVNLYMHNPEYLAGKRPKRAAGDGYWKATGADKPVEHRGIAVGKKKSLVFYLGKPQNGDKTNWIMQEYTVDAPPRIKKDEYDMRLDDWVLCKIYKKAPGKSKKGGQEEEQQLDEQVAYTVTSPEEVADQCAKYDTNHVEKNYDYNSMCNGYIPPSRISALPPFSDSCFPNYGNFSTAAYHPQQQQQVVNYRVQSVGIVPPHVHPTQGFIMSKYNIQENFGSISTMDNLLAPQLPQLESMDTLSYYQGLLPNNPSTSSFL; encoded by the exons ATgtcttttcctcctcctccaaaaAGAAGACTAACTACGGCTTCCAAAGCAAACACCGAAAACTCTGATCATAAAGCCATTCCCACAAAGGAACACCAACAAGAAACATTAGAGCAAGCTTTTGCTGCCAAAGTTCAAATCGACAGCAACTTTAGCCATCCTGAATG GAAGAACTCGACAGAAGAGTTTCCACCAGGGTACAGGTTCTGCCCATTCGACGGCGAGCTCATTGTCCATTACTTGCAGAAGAAGGTCAATAACGAGTCGATGCCGTATAACAGAATTCAGAACGTAAACCTCTATATGCACAATCCAGAATACCttgcag GAAAACGGCCTAAACGAGCAGCTGGCGACGGCTACTGGAAAGCAACTGGAGCAGATAAGCCTGTGGAGCACCGAGGCATTGCCGTTGGGAAAAAGAAGTCCTTGGTTTTCTATTTAGGGAAGCCACAAAACGGCGACAAGACCAATTGGATCATGCAAGAGTACACAGTCGATGCGCCTCCCAGAATCAAAAAGGACGAATACGATATGAGG TTGGATGATTGGGTTCTATGCAAGATCTACAAGAAAGCTCCAGGGAAGTCGAAAAAAGGCggacaagaagaagaacaacaactaGACGAGCAAGTTGCATATACTGTCACATCGCCTGAGGAAGTCGCTGATCAATGTGCCAAATATGATACTAACCATGTGGAAAAGAATTACGATTATAACTCCATGTGCAATGGCTACATTCCACCATCTCGCATTTCTGCGCTGCCTCCGTTTTCAGATTCTTGTTTTCCGAATTACGGCAACTTCAGTACAGCAGCTTATCATccgcagcagcagcagcaggttGTCAATTATCGGGTTCAATCGGTCGGCATTGTACCTCCTCATGTTCATCCCACGCAGGGCTTCATCATGTCCAAGTACAACATTCAAGAAAACTTTGGGAGCATTTCAACAATGGACAATCTTTTAGCTCCTCAGCTTCCTCAACTTGAGTCTATGGATACTTTGTCATACTACCAGGGCCTTTTACCGAATAACCCTTCAACATCCTCATTTCTGTAG
- the LOC131314575 gene encoding NAC domain-containing protein 2-like isoform X1, producing the protein MSFPPPPKRRLTTASKANTENSDHKAIPTKEHQQETLEQAFAAKVQIDSNFSHPEWKNSTEEFPPGYRFCPFDGELIVHYLQKKVNNESMPYNRIQNVNLYMHNPEYLADQYPVLGDDTWYFFSPRDRKYRKGKRPKRAAGDGYWKATGADKPVEHRGIAVGKKKSLVFYLGKPQNGDKTNWIMQEYTVDAPPRIKKDEYDMRLDDWVLCKIYKKAPGKSKKGGQEEEQQLDEQVAYTVTSPEEVADQCAKYDTNHVEKNYDYNSMCNGYIPPSRISALPPFSDSCFPNYGNFSTAAYHPQQQQQVVNYRVQSVGIVPPHVHPTQGFIMSKYNIQENFGSISTMDNLLAPQLPQLESMDTLSYYQGLLPNNPSTSSFL; encoded by the exons ATgtcttttcctcctcctccaaaaAGAAGACTAACTACGGCTTCCAAAGCAAACACCGAAAACTCTGATCATAAAGCCATTCCCACAAAGGAACACCAACAAGAAACATTAGAGCAAGCTTTTGCTGCCAAAGTTCAAATCGACAGCAACTTTAGCCATCCTGAATG GAAGAACTCGACAGAAGAGTTTCCACCAGGGTACAGGTTCTGCCCATTCGACGGCGAGCTCATTGTCCATTACTTGCAGAAGAAGGTCAATAACGAGTCGATGCCGTATAACAGAATTCAGAACGTAAACCTCTATATGCACAATCCAGAATACCttgcag ATCAGTACCCAGTATTAGGGGATGATACATGGTACTTCTTCTCACCGAGGGATCGAAAATATCGTAAAGGAAAACGGCCTAAACGAGCAGCTGGCGACGGCTACTGGAAAGCAACTGGAGCAGATAAGCCTGTGGAGCACCGAGGCATTGCCGTTGGGAAAAAGAAGTCCTTGGTTTTCTATTTAGGGAAGCCACAAAACGGCGACAAGACCAATTGGATCATGCAAGAGTACACAGTCGATGCGCCTCCCAGAATCAAAAAGGACGAATACGATATGAGG TTGGATGATTGGGTTCTATGCAAGATCTACAAGAAAGCTCCAGGGAAGTCGAAAAAAGGCggacaagaagaagaacaacaactaGACGAGCAAGTTGCATATACTGTCACATCGCCTGAGGAAGTCGCTGATCAATGTGCCAAATATGATACTAACCATGTGGAAAAGAATTACGATTATAACTCCATGTGCAATGGCTACATTCCACCATCTCGCATTTCTGCGCTGCCTCCGTTTTCAGATTCTTGTTTTCCGAATTACGGCAACTTCAGTACAGCAGCTTATCATccgcagcagcagcagcaggttGTCAATTATCGGGTTCAATCGGTCGGCATTGTACCTCCTCATGTTCATCCCACGCAGGGCTTCATCATGTCCAAGTACAACATTCAAGAAAACTTTGGGAGCATTTCAACAATGGACAATCTTTTAGCTCCTCAGCTTCCTCAACTTGAGTCTATGGATACTTTGTCATACTACCAGGGCCTTTTACCGAATAACCCTTCAACATCCTCATTTCTGTAG
- the LOC131314136 gene encoding NAC domain-containing protein 67-like, with product MDTNLIEKPVMDAGKPPELINKSVDHKDQVVGHKKVLVYYEGKLGRENSKKTNWIMHEFRVEGPPRIKESQHDMKLDDWVLCRIYRKEVSENGKKGEAQGQVPERWKKGGVQAQHKLVPIPSPAANDNDLDDLDTDGLFAQNSNPAPSQNSDNVPV from the exons ATGGATACCAACCTAATCGAGAAACCGGTGATGGATGCTGGAAAGCCACCGGAGCTAATTAATAAGTCCGTGGACCACAAAGATCAGGTTGTTGGGCATAAGAAGGTATTAGTTTACTATGAAGGAAAGCTAGGGCGTGAAAACAGTAAAAAGACCAATTGGATCATGCATGAGTTTCGAGTCGAGGGGCCTCCTAGAATCAAAGAGAGCCAGCATGATATGAAG TTGGATGATTGGGTTTTATGTAGGATTTACAGAAAAGAAGTatcagaaaatgggaaaaagggTGAAGCGCAAGGCCAAGTACCAGAAAGATGGAAGAAGGGTGGAGTTCAAGCCCAACACAAGCTAGTTCCCATTCCCAGTCCAGCCGCGAATGACAATGATTTGGATGACCTTGATACGGACGGCTTGTTTGCTCAAAATTCCAATCCCGCGCCGAGCCAAAACTCCGATAATGTACCAGTCTAA